tatcaatttagcgattttgaatttggcggggaaccagaatggcagcttgcatattcccatctgaTATAGTCCCTTATTACTGCAGGTTCCCAAGGagaaagttactactagcgccgcctcCTGGCCGTTTTCGACACATGGATCATTTTCAAATCTTGATGACCAGAGGCTGCTTACTACTCATCTCGTACATTATGTCGCGCAGTGGCCAGTTCGAGAAAGTTTGTGGCTTACGCACGAGAACTTCCCTCACCTTGATTGCCCTTGGCCCTGAGCTGCTTCCTTTCATGAGAGGTCGTCTTCCAAGCGGCCTTATTAATCGCTGCAGCGACCCTGTCTAATACTCTTTTGTCTACTGAATAAGCTCTTGTCGGCGCTCCTCTCAAGGGCATTCCTTCGACTTCAAGCCCGTGGATAGCGTAAATACGACCTCCTTCATCGCCTGGTGGAGCTGGTCGATTAGGATCTATGAAGTCATTTCTTATTGTTGATACATATAAAGTCTCCCATTCAGGACCTCCAAAAGTGCATGCTCCAACTTGCCTTGCTGGTATGGGAATAAATCGTCCTGATGATCGAGTAAATGGATTAATTTCTTGGacctgaaaaaaatacaaaactttctgtttattaaaagttttattttagttaatttatttttccaacatCAACACGAAAAAGACAACTTTTATCGTCTAAAAATAGTGAAACAAATGAGCGATTGCTCCATCGTTGACGTGAGCGTTCAAAAATAGCATGTTTTTTCAAGTAGTGATGAAATGTCTCCTTAAAAGTGGGAAAAATTACGTGGCGCCATCTACAACTTAGGAGGGCGCTTTGCAAGAGAGTCAATATATATGTACGTGTCATCGATGTATCGAAAAAACACCGATTTTTCGATGCTTAGAGAACAtcgttgttttatttaaaaatcttataattaaaaaggaAGTGAGCAATCCATTGAAAAAATctgttatcaatcattttaatgcaacttgtatcgtttttctataaattaaattgGTTTACGCTTACATTTTTGTTacgattttaagggcatgtgacacagctaaatacctatattaccgaccacagtttttcagttcactgaatgtttttttgaatctcagaactttttttgtaaataaaatatcgagctgaaacgttaggaaatgtattagagtaaaataaagtacgtttagatactgcattttggtaggaacttctctgaaaattatttcatcttttttcagaacctcaacattttttgaacgttccaactttttttatacataaaatatcggtctcaaactttgagaaatgcaaaagccgaaagaaaactacgtttaagtacaaagattaataataaaagatgtaaaaaaatatatttcaacaatcaattccaacggcatcagccggtaacgttgtacacgaaaatacgaaacctggcggccactagacgaggctctagcgagttcgtattttcgtgtacaaagttaccggctgatgccgttggaattgattgttgaaatatatttttttacatcttttattattaagctttgtacttaaacgtaNNNNNNNNNNNNNNNNNNNNNNNNNNNNNNNNNNNNNNNNNNNNNNNNNNNNNNNNNNNNNNNNNNNNNNNNNNNNNNNNNNNNNNNNNNNNNNNNNNNNttttatttacaaaaaaagttctgagattcaaaaaaacattcagtgaactgaaaaactgtggtcggtaatataggtatttagctgtgtcacatgcccttaagtgagAATATACGCATCAAAACGTAAGATAgttctaggaaaatttttaaatataatttaggcgaaaatatttgttaaataaaatgctaTTGGAACCTGTGTCCCTTTtcccaaaaattcatttatttatgtttaatatgttttaataagaagattttatgacaaatttatagatattttttgttgaacaacttttgttttttcatctaattcatctcttttgccgattttacaaaatataattttttttctcatcctatttttcacgattaatagAAAATCtgctcgtcctatctaaaaattatttttaacgaatttgcagatcattttcaatcgaacaacttttgtttattaattttttttgtacctcgtgtcgtttttcaaaaaaatttatctctttactttgaatattttttacgataaaaacaaGAACTACGCGTTCTATCCAAAGAACTAGAGAGATAAAACAGTTTGAAGAACGGATAAGCAATTTAGCAATTAGGAATGAGAATATGGGGAAAAATAGGAAATGAGAAAATAGATGAAAGGAATGAAAAGGACGTGCAAAgtgaaaatgaaagattgaagaaaatacTGAGTGGGACTGAAAGAAGATTAAAAGGGGAAGAAAGGGTGACGAGGAAAAATAATTggtagttaagggattaaaagagGAAAGCGAAACAAGAAaagtggaaataaaatttttttgagagaCATTatagtgcaggtaagggtagtaGGAGTCAAGTGAAAAGGAGGGACGAAGAAAAggaaagaaggaatgtttcttgTGAAAGTGGAAGTgaagtaaagaaaaagaaaattatgaagggAAGGAAATTAGTgatagaaagaagaaaaagaattgaagaaactgtgacatggagggagagaagaaagagatggcaaatagagcagagggcttgggtagagaggaaaaagaaCCGTATAGTGTGGATAGAAAGAGGCAGGACATAGacaaatggggaggaatggtgttgggacaaaaaattagaataatttaggaaaaaagaGAAGAGTTTTGAGAAAGGGATCAGGGAGGCTAAAAAGAGTCTAGAGATAAAAtggaggggtttccaaacggcaaaggagaaacaaagtgaagaggaaaaaAGACGGAACAttagagagaaacgtgaaaatagctttctggaatatGTCAGGTATGAAAAGGAACaatgaaggattttaaaagtgctagaaagtgggatgtgattataataatttaaacttggGCAGAAGTGAAGTGTTAGAAGGAAATAAAAAGCTGTTACTTAAAAGTTATATGTACACAATGCAATAAGCAAgcaaagaacacgttaaagggagatgGATAAGCGGCATGGTTGCAGGGATGATAACAGAATTAGCAGTAACAGGGATATAAGATAGGGACATGAAGAAATAGGATGGAACAATagtaagaagaattataattggaAAAGTCAAAATAGCGGTGTTTTATGAATACAGAAGAAGAGGCGAAcgggaaggctggagagtaacaaggaggtggatggaggaaaagaaggaagagttGGTTTTAATACGAGAGGACTTAAATACATGGACTGCCGAACAAGGAGGAGAaatatgggatgaagaaaaggaggcatgtATCAGGAAGTCCAAATATAGAGAGACGGATAGGGAGGGAGGAAGTTATTAGACATGATAAGAGAAACAGAATGGTTAATATGTTATGGCAACTTAAAAGGAAATGAGGAAAGAgggatcacattcataggaaaggcagcaacagtaatagactaaaTATTGGCTGGGAGAAGAACGCGGCATAAGATAGTTAGTATGAAGGTAGTAAATGAGATAGGGTACCAGCATTTCCTGgtcatagctacactaaaaaGGGGCGCCCATGAGAGCGGCAGAAGGAATAAGAAAGAAGGGGGTGAAAGGAACTCGAAAATAGGAGCCAGGGGATGAGGTAAATAAATAAacagagtttaaacaaaagatagaAAGGAAAATGCTAGAATGAGCCAGGTACTAAAAAAGAAAGAGTAGGGGGGAAAAGAGGCTACGTGTctcataaaaaagtgattaataagaaatttggagatcatttcttttaatttttgatttttcattatttcttgtgcgatcaaaatttaaattttcgatctctcAATTCTcattctgatgagaatgtaaatataCGGTGtaggtatttgattttttaaggttAGTTTGTCACAAGGAAactattttcagacaaaaaagccGTATTTCTCACATAGTTCtggaacaaaaatataatataaaagagATTTAATTCTTACTCCACCACCTCCAAGAAGAGGCGCCCAGATCCAACCTCTCGAATCAATTGCTATACGACCCGGACTGCCGTATATCCCATGTTCTGGCAAGTCAAACAGGCCTTGTCTTGAACCTAAGAATAGTGATTTAGTTAcaagttgaattataaaaaacttacaattgcacttgatttaattattaacagGCTGCATCTAATTTTAGGGAAGTCTATAACATTTCTTAATTGTAATCTGAAatgtaaacaaatgaaattttatgcGGGAACAGTGAATTCTCATTAAgaatttttcaggtttaaaattaatttttttgtataaaaagtacaCAAgttccattttagttgaaaatcctttttctaGATCTCAattgttcgattaaaaattcttatattttatttaaaattcatctgtttccgTAGACGtttattatttgttggaaaaatgcaactctttttacGCAACATAACTCATTTTGTTTCAACATTTAACttgtttattgcaaatttaagtattttcttgaaaattagtttttcttatttAGCTTGTTTTGGTTTTGTTTCAATTTGCAAATCCattttatttccagaaaatttaactatatggttttaaatttttcttttttggcaaaaaatctaTCCTTTTCTGTTAAAGGTTAAACAATTTGGCTTACTAATCGTAATAGATTATTATAtgctaagttaaaaattaattcattttagttaaaattcctctattttattgaaagttcgacacaggtccacaaaaaaaaacaaaagtgtctgtgcaaatgaccagacctatatattcttatgtatttttcgacgctgaatccgaatttgcaataaaaaagtagggtccagctacttttttatggggttttgctcgaaaaacctcattttttacggtcttttcatggttttttttcgaaaaccatgttttgattttttttttacaaaaatttcaacccaccacaCGGCGATGAAAAAGCataaaatcgcgaaaagtgaaaatttgcttcaaatttgattaaaatgacattaaaatcaagttttacgattttaaaccgatttataaacattgaaaatactNNNNNNNNNNNNNNNNNNNNNNNNNNNNNNNNNNNNNNNNNNNNNNNNNNNNNNNNNNNNNNNNNNNNNNNNNNNNNNNNNNNNNNNNNNNNNNNNNNNNtctttctgaagatgtttctctcttcatcatccagcagtaatctgccaacatatttataccccatcgtccttgaaatctgcgttcaaattccttcaagtcttgctgaaacctttctccttgctcttcactaaagtccccgttgttctcaggaaatttatcaatatgtgaatcaaggaaatgaagcttcaagttcatcaggcagcccagtttttcaaagttgcgtaccattttttttacaatagttttgtaatttacgtcattagtgttacccaaaaattttgttgatacatctttaaaactagaccatgctgctttctcattatctttcatagttctttcaaagtttccatctctaaatagagtacgaatttcaggtccatcaaaaatacctgcgcttagtttaccatctgttttgtggtgaaatacTTGGCTCAAATATTCGTAGCATTCCCCATCTGGGTCTAATGGcttgacaaattgtttcattaaaccaagctttatgtgaagaggtggtatcaaaattttggacgaattcacaagtggctctttaacaatattttgttttcaatactCTTCTTTAAGCACAGTTGAATGCGCTAATGGTATAGGAGCGTACTTATTTGTGTTATGAAGGACTGCTTTTAGGCTCCGCTTCGACGAATCAATGAACAGACGCCAATCCTCAGATTTGTATATACCTGGTTTTAATTCGTCAATAAGTCCTTTACGTCAATGCAGTAAACTAGccctgaatcttctttaaaatattttcgaaaggttTTCTCTCGGTCACGATATTCACTTACTTTAGTTCCCTTTGTCAACATATGTCGCTTTTTAAAGTCTGAAGCCATCAATTCACATTGCTCTTTAGATAGGCCAGcctttctaaataaatcattcagactcttttgatcatattttttcatagatttcTCCACACCTTTAGGTACATATTTTTCATCATCATCTGAAGCGAGAATTTCTTCACTTTCGTCGTATTCGCTTAGATCTTCGGATGATGTGTTATCGCTTGGTTTAGTTTCTTTTACATTAATCTGATTTGTCGAATGATCGTCCACATGCAGAGAATCTAAACGTGTTGTAAAACTATctcgtgattcttcattttctaaaccttctataaggattttttctggaaactCAACAGTTTTAGGACTAGAATAATgtacttcttttttcttaatataagctaTAACCCCTACTTTTGTTGTACAAAAGTAGAAATCGTTTTCATTTTCTGGTTCTTTCCCTTTTGTTGGTGCAATGAATTTCAGGGACGTCTTGTCCTGATTTTTAGTAACTCGACTTATCATTATATGACACGAGTTACATACAAAGTGTGGTACCCAACTTTTGTCTTGCTGTGAAATCTCAATGTCAAAACATATTTTATACAAATCAtttattgtttctgttatttttcttttgtttttcgacCCAACAAATTTTGCACATACATAACAAAAGTTATCAGGATTACCAGTACATTCATGATTGCATCTGTTACCAGAAGTGCCAGCGGAGTTAAATGNNNNNNNNNNNNNNNNNNNNNNNNNNNNNNNNNNNNNNNNNNNNNNNNNNNNNNNNNNNNNNNNNNNNNNNNNNNNNNNNNNNNNNNNNNNNNNNNNNNNaaaacttgattttaatgtcattttaatcaaatttgaagcaa
The sequence above is drawn from the Belonocnema kinseyi isolate 2016_QV_RU_SX_M_011 chromosome 7, B_treatae_v1, whole genome shotgun sequence genome and encodes:
- the LOC117177104 gene encoding putative sugar lactone lactonase YvrE, whose product is MIRWESSTNVENTHPYVIESPTELPPGSRVGYGSVDHLEKLWFVTTNYDERRPTPGHVYYLDSKMIRHSSIADLNPITGGFVWDVSRISGQTFPHTFYYADTPINQIVKYEFWPHVGVIRSRQGLFDLPEHGIYGSPGRIAIDSRGWIWAPLLGGGGVQEINPFTRSSGRFIPIPARQVGACTFGGPEWETLYVSTIRNDFIDPNRPAPPGDEGGRIYAIHGLEVEGMPLRGAPTRAYSVDKRVLDRVAAAINKAAWKTTSHERKQLRAKGNQGEGSSRA